One segment of Hippopotamus amphibius kiboko isolate mHipAmp2 chromosome 4, mHipAmp2.hap2, whole genome shotgun sequence DNA contains the following:
- the LOC130852407 gene encoding olfactory receptor-like protein OLF3: MGADNQTWVRGFVLLGLSSDWDTQVTLFVLFSITYMVTVLGNVLIVLLIQLDSRLHTPMYFFLTNLSLVDVSYATSIVPQMLVHFLAEHKGIPYVSCAAQLFFSLGLGGIEFVLLAVMAYDRYVAVCDPLRYSVIMHGGLCTRLAITSWVSGSVNSLMQTTITFQLPMCTNKYIDHISCELLAVVRLACVDTSSNEIAIMVSSIVLLMTPFCLVLLSYVQIISSILKIQSTEGRKKAFHTCASHLTVVVLCYGMTIFTYIQPSSSPSVFQEKLISVFYAILMPMLNPMIYSLRNKEVKGAWHKLLGQLSGLTSKLAT, from the coding sequence ATGGGAGCTGATAACCAGACTTGGGTGAGAGGATTCGTTCTCCTTGGCTTGTCCAGTGACTGGGACACTCAGGTCACTCTCTTTGTCCTGTTCTCAATCACATACATGGTGACAGTGCTGGGGAATGTCCTCATTGTTCTTCTGATCCAACTGGACAGCCGACTCCACACTcccatgtatttctttctcacCAACCTCTCCCTTGTTGATGTCTCTTATGCCACAAGCATCGTTCCTCAGATGCTGGTGCATTTTCTTGCAGAACATAAAGGAATCCCATATGTGAGCTGTGCAGCCCAGTTATTTTTCTCCCTGGGCCTGGGTGGGATTGAGTTTGTTCTACTggcagtgatggcctatgaccgctatgtggctgTGTGTGACCCCCTGAGATACTCGGTCATCATGCATGGAGGGCTCTGTACTAGGCTGgccatcacatcttgggtcagtGGCTCTGTCAACTCTCTCATGCAGACCACCATCACCTTTCAGTTGCCCATGTGTACAAACAAGTATATTGATCACATATCCTGTGAGCTCCTAGCGGTGGTCAGGCTGGCCTGTGTGGACACCTCCTCCAATGAGATCGCAATCATGGTTTCTAGCATTGTTCTGCTGATGACACCTTTCTGCTTGGTTCTCTTGTCCTACGTCCAGATTATCTCCAGCATCCTAAAGATCCAGTCCacagaggggagaaagaaagcctTCCACACCTGTGCCTCTCACCTCACAGTGGTTGTTCTGTGCTATGGCATGACCATTTTCACTTACATCCAGCCCAGTTCTAGCCCCTCTGTCTTTCAAGAGAAGTTGATCTCTGTTTTCTATGCCATTTTGATGCCCATGCTAAACCCCATGATTTATAGTCTAAGGAATAAGGAGGTGAAGGGGGCCTGGCATAAACTACTAGGTCAATTATCTGGATTAACGTCAAAACTGGCAACTTGA